One stretch of Apis cerana isolate GH-2021 linkage group LG8, AcerK_1.0, whole genome shotgun sequence DNA includes these proteins:
- the LOC107999954 gene encoding stimulator of interferon genes protein homolog, protein MDEKIRLFIINCIITNIVIGIYSNIINNSTIFHNFIFGLLYFVILQIIAILLKLYQYICNINITKKNSLKFDENILNFILNLIIFIILTVIKHYYFDNYIKLFDPLTLWMLLQIINSNKWKKKNIHDINSMQGLDYGTGLAYNYYYGYLKVILPSTGNLNKGLIEKIENIEDIHNINIMVHKLFILIPSSSYIPPDLKEASYQWMESAMDLEDEVRNRAGVKRRLYHNSIYKIYPNGQRSNVPLYIVVEGATPLLTFFEVQKHSHSETNIYKKYCKEIVQKFYIKLQELIDNDPECADLCELIYYDDYDCNKIKINIAKILLERLSKIKT, encoded by the coding sequence atggatgaaaaaattagattattcattataaattgtattattacaaatattgtaataggaatatattcgaatataataaataacagtacaatttttcacaattttatttttggtttactttattttgtaattttacaaattattgctattttattaaaattgtatcaatatatttgcaatataaatattacaaaaaaaaatagtttgaaatttgatgaaaatattttgaactttatattaaacttaataatttttattatattaactgtgattaaacattattattttgataattacattaaattatttgatccaTTAACATTATGGatgttattacaaattataaattctaataaatggaagaaaaaaaatattcatgatattAATTCGATGCAAGGTTTGGATTATGGAACTGGATTAGCATACAACTATTATTAtggatatttaaaagttatactTCCTTCAACTGGTAATCTTAATAAAGGATTAAttgagaaaatagaaaatattgaagatatacataatataaatataatggtccataaattatttattttgattcctTCATCATCATATATTCCACCTGATCTTAAAGAAGCTTCATATCAATGGATGGAAAGTGCAATGGATTTGGAAGATGAAGTGCGTAATCGAGCAGGAGTAAAAAGGAGATTGTATcacaatagtatatataaaatttatcctaATGGACAAAGATCAAATGTACCTCTATACATAGTGGTAGAAGGTGCAACAcctttattaactttttttgaaGTTCAAAAACACAGTCATtcagaaacaaatatatataagaaatattgtaaagaaatcgtacaaaaattttatataaaattacaagagCTAATAGATAATGATCCAGAATGTGCAGATCTttgtgaattaatttattatgatgattatgattgtaataaaattaagattaatattgcaaaaatcttattagaaagattatcaaaaattaaaacataa
- the LOC107999955 gene encoding eukaryotic translation initiation factor 4E-binding protein → MSASPIARQATQSQNIPSKRIVINDPSQLPNDYSSTPGGTLFSTTPGGTRIVYERDFLMNLRNSPISRTPPRNMPSIPGELLKHTSPNPLTSVKNQIIKDTPVIEESAEQFEMDM, encoded by the exons ATGTCCGCATCACCGATTGCAAGGCAAGCTACCCAAAGTCAAAACATACCTTCGAAAcgaattgttattaatgatCCTAGTCAATTACCTAATGATTATTCATCCACCCCTGGTGGAACACTTTTTTCAACTACGCCTGGAG GTACTCGTATTGTTTATGAACgtgattttttaatgaatttacgaAATTCTCCTATATCACGAACACCACCACGAAATATGCCATCTATACCTGgagaattattgaaacataCATCACCAAATCCTTTGACATCAGTAAagaatcaaattatcaaag ACACTCCAGTAATTGAAGAATCTGCAGAACAATTTGAAATGGACATGTAA
- the LOC108000026 gene encoding eukaryotic initiation factor 4A-I has product MSHTSERRNDDQWAGDSKNGPSESDQQTYDGPPGMEPDGIIESNWDVVVDNFDEMNLKEELLRGIYAYGFEKPSAIQQRAILPCIRGHDVIAQAQSGTGKTATFSISILQQIDTTIKECQALILAPTRELAQQIQKVVIALGDFMHAECHACIGGTNVREDMRKLDQGVHIVVGTPGRVYDMISRRALRASSIKLFVLDEADEMLSRGFKDQIHDVFKLLPHEVQVILLSATMPSDVLDVSKCFMRNPIRILVKKEELTLEGIKQFFIYVEREEWKFETLCDLYDTLSITQAVIFCNTRRKVDWLTESMRTRDFTVSAMHGDMEQKERDLIMRQFRTGSSRVLITTDLLARGIDVQQVSLVINYDLPSNRENYIHRIGRGGRFGRKGVAINLVTDDDKRTLKDIEQFYNTSIEEMPMNVADLI; this is encoded by the exons ATGTCGCATACGTCTGAGCGAAG aaacGATGATCAATGGGCAGGAGATTCCAAAAATGGTCCAAGTGAAAGTGATCAACAAACATATGATGGCCCTCCTGGTATGGAGCCTGATGGAATCATTGAATCAAATTGGGATGTt gtCGTTGACAACTTTGATGAAATGAATCTGAAAGAGGAATTATTACGTGGTATTTATGCTTATGGTTTTGAAAAACCTTCTGCAATTCAACAGCGTGCCATTCTGCCATGTATAAGAGGACACGATGTGATTGCACAGGCACAGTCag GAACTGGCAAGACTGctacattttcaatttctattttacaaCAAATTGACACTACCATTAAAGAGTGTCAAGCTTTGATTCTAGCACCAACTCGTGAGCTTGCTCAACAA attcaaaAAGTTGTTATTGCTTTGGGAGATTTTATGCATGCAGAATGTCATGCATGTATTGGAGGTACTAATGTACGTGAAGATATGCGAAAATTGGATCAAGGTGTTCACATAGTAGTTGGTACACCTGGTAGAGTTTATGATATGATTAGTCGGCGGGCATTACGGGCCAGTAGTATCAAACTATTTGTACTAGATGAAGCTGATGAGATGCTCTCTCGTGGTTTCAAGGATCAAATTCatgatgtttttaaattattacctcATGAAGTACAg gtTATATTACTATCTGCTACAATGCCATCAGATGTATTAGATGTATCTAAATGCTTCATGCGAAATCCAATTCGTATTTtggttaaaaaagaagaacttaCACTAGAGggtattaaacaatttttcatctaCGTTGAGCGTGAAGAATGGAAATTTGAAACACTTTGTGACCTATATGATACATTGAGTATCACTCAAGCAGTTATCTTTTGTAACACGCGGCGTAAAGTAGATTGGTTAACAGAAAGTATGCGCACTCGTGACTTTACGGTCTCTGCTATGCATGGAGATATGGAACAGAAAGAACGAGATCTCATTATGAGGCAGTTTAGAACTGGATCATCTCGTGTTCTTATAACAACCGATCTTTTAGCACGTGGTATTGATGTTCAACAGGTTTCACTTGTCATCAATTATGATTTACCTTCCaatcgtgaaaattatattcacag aatCGGTCGAGGTGGTCGTTTCGGTCGCAAGGGAGTGGCAATTAACTTGGTAACTGACGACGATAAACGAACCTTGAAAGATATTGAACAATTCTATAATACTAGTATCGAAGAAATGCCAATGAATGTCGCAGATTTGATTTAA